In Morganella morganii, the following are encoded in one genomic region:
- the rlpA gene encoding endolytic peptidoglycan transglycosylase RlpA yields MRLQWIAVTAMAALLAGCPSVQPPVKQTPPPGPAKEILGAVPAYEPLHPGANNDYVRNGQQYQIVRDPENFSQQGYAWIYGQAQNGNRTATGEIVNSAELTASHPTLPIPGYARITNMANNRMMVVRINDRGPYMPGKQIGLSRAVADRLNLLPNTKIKIDPIVVAEDGSLSGSGTVGTVVAKQSYALPGRPELGKTSALGTPVTNTTPVVPINSRPVMAQPQPESALIPTVKQPAAPAEAQTENTAAPAPQQAAVSGYRVQVGAVASAERATQWQKELSDKLGVPGMTESSGDMFRVQLGPFTSRERAAEVQGRLQQQLNMNSFILAP; encoded by the coding sequence ATGCGTTTACAATGGATTGCGGTCACAGCGATGGCCGCGTTGCTGGCAGGTTGCCCGTCAGTGCAGCCGCCGGTCAAACAGACACCGCCGCCGGGCCCGGCAAAAGAGATTCTCGGCGCCGTACCGGCCTACGAGCCGCTGCATCCGGGCGCGAATAATGATTACGTCCGTAATGGTCAGCAGTATCAGATTGTCCGTGATCCGGAAAACTTCAGTCAGCAGGGATATGCCTGGATTTATGGTCAGGCCCAGAACGGTAACCGGACCGCTACCGGCGAAATCGTCAACAGCGCCGAACTGACCGCATCCCACCCGACGCTGCCAATCCCCGGCTATGCGCGGATCACCAATATGGCGAATAACCGCATGATGGTGGTGCGGATTAACGATCGCGGCCCGTATATGCCGGGCAAACAGATCGGGCTTTCCCGCGCTGTCGCAGATCGCCTGAACCTGCTGCCGAATACCAAAATTAAAATTGACCCGATTGTGGTTGCGGAAGACGGCTCGCTGAGCGGCTCCGGGACTGTCGGTACCGTGGTCGCCAAACAGAGCTATGCCCTGCCGGGCCGCCCTGAACTGGGCAAAACCAGTGCTCTCGGTACGCCGGTGACCAATACCACCCCGGTGGTACCGATCAACAGCCGTCCTGTTATGGCACAGCCGCAGCCGGAATCCGCACTGATCCCGACCGTGAAACAGCCCGCAGCACCGGCAGAAGCCCAAACTGAAAACACCGCCGCACCCGCACCGCAGCAGGCCGCTGTCAGCGGTTACCGCGTCCAGGTGGGTGCTGTGGCAAGTGCGGAACGCGCAACACAGTGGCAGAAAGAGCTCAGCGATAAACTGGGTGTGCCCGGTATGACAGAATCCTCCGGTGATATGTTCCGTGTCCAGCTGGGGCCGTTTACCAGCCGTGAACGGGCCGCCGAAGTACAGGGACGCCTTCAGCAGCAGCTGAATATGAATTCATTTATCCTTGCACCTTAA
- the lipB gene encoding lipoyl(octanoyl) transferase LipB, with protein sequence MQNNTIILRQLGLRPYHPVSEAMHQFTEQRTAETGNEIWLVEHERVFTQGQAGKAEHVISPGDIPVIQSDRGGQVTYHGPGQQVMYVMIDLKRDKIGVRELVTALENSVVETLKQWNIDAYPRPDAPGVYVAGNKICSLGLRIRNGRSFHGLALNINMDLEPFHRINPCGYAGLAMTQMADFVPGITLADVQPVLTAQFCRQLGFQLAAE encoded by the coding sequence TTGCAAAATAACACCATTATTTTACGTCAGCTGGGCCTGCGGCCTTATCATCCTGTCTCTGAAGCCATGCACCAATTTACCGAACAGCGTACGGCGGAAACCGGTAACGAGATCTGGCTGGTCGAGCATGAGCGCGTTTTTACCCAGGGCCAGGCAGGGAAAGCCGAACATGTTATCTCCCCCGGTGATATCCCGGTGATCCAGTCTGATCGCGGCGGCCAGGTGACCTACCACGGCCCGGGACAGCAGGTCATGTATGTGATGATTGATCTCAAACGCGACAAAATCGGTGTGCGCGAACTGGTAACCGCGCTGGAAAATTCAGTGGTTGAGACCCTGAAACAGTGGAATATTGACGCTTACCCGCGCCCGGATGCGCCCGGTGTTTATGTGGCGGGTAACAAAATCTGTTCACTCGGTCTGCGGATCCGCAACGGCCGCTCATTCCACGGCCTGGCGCTCAATATCAATATGGATCTCGAGCCTTTTCACCGTATTAATCCGTGTGGCTATGCCGGTCTCGCCATGACACAAATGGCTGATTTTGTTCCCGGTATTACCCTTGCGGATGTTCAGCCCGTGCTGACCGCACAATTCTGCCGGCAATTAGGATTCCAACTTGCCGCAGAATAG
- the ybeD gene encoding DUF493 family protein YbeD: MKTKLNELLEFPCSFTYKVMGAAEPELVNDVLEVIQRHAPGDYSPSIKPSSKGTYHSVSVTIDATHIEQIENLYEELGALERVRMVL, encoded by the coding sequence ATGAAAACCAAACTCAATGAACTGTTAGAGTTCCCCTGCTCATTTACCTACAAAGTGATGGGTGCCGCTGAACCGGAATTAGTGAATGATGTTCTGGAAGTGATTCAGCGCCACGCGCCGGGTGACTACAGTCCGTCAATCAAACCAAGCAGCAAAGGAACCTATCATTCCGTTTCTGTCACCATTGATGCGACACACATTGAGCAGATCGAGAATCTGTACGAAGAATTAGGCGCGTTAGAGCGCGTCAGAATGGTGTTGTAA
- a CDS encoding YbgA family protein encodes MTYQRQPESSDEDALWRQRARQELIQALNPPLSAGGLIRLHSRYKYALMAYSPQLYKSSGRLLSQAGKLSPAELAETAAVWQQALLTAFSQPATRANMTNALMHMQGYFKRLLSPAEKQQMSAAIEEYRTGTGSAEAVKHLLLTTARHYQTDYLCDQAILQPVTAAQSHSGRSSV; translated from the coding sequence ATGACATATCAGCGACAACCGGAAAGTAGCGATGAGGATGCACTGTGGCGGCAGAGGGCGCGGCAGGAACTGATTCAGGCACTGAATCCGCCGCTCAGTGCGGGCGGGCTGATCCGTCTGCACAGTCGTTACAAATATGCGCTGATGGCATATTCACCACAGTTATATAAAAGCAGCGGACGGCTGTTGTCACAGGCAGGAAAACTTTCCCCGGCGGAACTGGCGGAAACGGCGGCGGTCTGGCAGCAGGCGCTGCTTACCGCATTTTCACAGCCTGCGACCCGCGCCAATATGACCAATGCACTGATGCATATGCAGGGCTATTTCAAACGTTTACTGAGCCCGGCAGAAAAGCAGCAGATGAGTGCGGCGATTGAGGAATATCGTACCGGGACCGGCTCTGCGGAAGCGGTGAAACATCTGTTACTCACCACTGCCCGCCACTATCAGACAGATTATCTGTGTGATCAGGCAATCCTGCAGCCGGTAACAGCGGCTCAGTCACACTCCGGGCGCAGCAGTGTGTAG
- the rlmH gene encoding 23S rRNA (pseudouridine(1915)-N(3))-methyltransferase RlmH produces MKLQLIAVGTKMPDWVETGFQDYLHRFPKDMPFELTEIPAGKRGKNADIKRILEKEGELMLAAAGKGNRIVTLDIPGARWDTPQLAGQLERWKQDGRNISLLIGGPEGLSPACKSAAEQSWSLSPLTLPHPLVRVLVAESLYRAWSITANHPYHRE; encoded by the coding sequence TTGAAGTTACAGCTCATTGCCGTCGGCACCAAAATGCCTGACTGGGTCGAAACCGGATTTCAGGATTATCTCCATCGTTTTCCGAAAGATATGCCGTTTGAACTGACCGAAATCCCGGCCGGAAAGCGGGGAAAAAACGCGGACATCAAACGGATCCTGGAAAAAGAAGGTGAGTTAATGCTGGCGGCGGCGGGCAAAGGCAACCGGATTGTCACACTGGATATTCCCGGCGCACGCTGGGATACCCCGCAGCTGGCCGGGCAACTGGAACGCTGGAAGCAGGACGGACGCAACATCAGCCTGCTTATCGGCGGCCCGGAAGGTCTTTCGCCTGCCTGTAAATCAGCCGCAGAACAGAGCTGGTCTCTCTCCCCGCTGACCCTGCCGCACCCGCTGGTGCGTGTGCTGGTCGCGGAGAGTCTGTACCGTGCCTGGAGTATTACTGCCAATCATCCGTATCACAGGGAATAA
- the mrdB gene encoding peptidoglycan glycosyltransferase MrdB (rod shape-determining protein RodA), which yields MTDNPRKVSLMTRMHIDFPLLVLLLILLVYSAFVLWSASGLDPEMMERRLGQIFSGIIIMLVLAQIPPRVYETWAPHLYIVCVILLVFVDVFGQISKGAQRWLDLGIVRFQPSEIAKIAVPLMVARFMNRDQCPPTLKNTAIALLLVVVPTLLVAAQPDLGTSILVAASGIFVLFLAGMSWRLIGIALLLLAAFIPLLWFFLMHDYQRGRVMMLLDPETDPLGAGYHIIQSKIAIGSGGLAGKGWMLGTQSQLEFLPERHTDFIFAVLAEELGLVGVIFLLVLYLLIIMRGLMIAAQAQNTFGRVMVGGLMLIFFVYVFVNIGMVSGILPVVGVPLPMMSYGGSALIVLMAGFGIVMSIHTHRKMLSKSL from the coding sequence ATGACTGATAATCCGCGCAAAGTATCCCTGATGACCCGCATGCACATCGACTTCCCGTTGCTGGTGCTGCTGCTGATCCTGCTGGTTTACAGTGCATTTGTGCTGTGGAGTGCCAGCGGGCTGGATCCGGAAATGATGGAGCGCCGCCTCGGGCAGATTTTCTCCGGTATCATCATTATGCTGGTTCTGGCGCAGATCCCGCCCCGCGTGTATGAGACCTGGGCACCGCACCTCTATATTGTCTGTGTCATCCTGCTGGTCTTTGTGGATGTCTTCGGGCAGATCAGTAAAGGCGCGCAGCGCTGGCTGGATCTGGGGATTGTCCGTTTCCAGCCGTCCGAGATTGCCAAAATTGCCGTTCCGCTGATGGTGGCGCGGTTTATGAACCGCGACCAGTGTCCGCCGACCCTGAAAAATACCGCCATCGCCCTGCTGCTGGTGGTGGTGCCGACCCTGCTGGTCGCCGCACAGCCTGACCTCGGGACATCCATTCTGGTTGCCGCCTCCGGTATTTTTGTACTGTTCCTGGCCGGAATGAGCTGGCGCCTTATCGGGATAGCCCTGCTGCTGCTCGCCGCCTTTATTCCGCTGCTCTGGTTTTTCCTGATGCACGATTACCAGCGCGGCCGCGTGATGATGCTGCTCGATCCGGAAACCGACCCGCTCGGTGCCGGTTATCATATTATTCAGTCAAAAATTGCCATCGGCTCCGGCGGACTGGCCGGAAAAGGCTGGATGCTGGGCACACAATCCCAGCTGGAATTCCTGCCGGAACGTCATACTGACTTTATCTTTGCCGTCCTCGCGGAAGAGCTGGGGCTGGTCGGGGTGATCTTCCTGCTGGTACTCTATCTGCTGATCATTATGCGCGGGCTGATGATTGCCGCCCAAGCCCAAAATACCTTCGGACGGGTGATGGTGGGCGGTCTGATGCTCATCTTCTTTGTCTATGTGTTTGTGAATATCGGCATGGTCAGCGGGATCCTGCCGGTGGTCGGTGTGCCGCTGCCGATGATGAGTTACGGCGGCTCCGCCCTGATTGTATTAATGGCAGGGTTTGGTATTGTCATGTCAATTCATACACACCGTAAGATGCTGTCAAAAAGCTTATAA
- the dacA gene encoding D-alanyl-D-alanine carboxypeptidase DacA, which yields MKYATTYQHRAGRLAAFGLTLALSAAASAADVPNLNTTIPPVPDIEAESYILMDYHSGKVLAEKNADVRRDPASLTKMMTSYVIGQAMNTGKFTPDTMVTIGENAWATGNPVFRGSSLMFLKPGERVSVADLTRGINLQSGNDACVAMAEFVAGDQDTFVGQMNQYVAQLGLKNTHFKTVHGLDADGQYSSARDMALIGQAMIRDVPNEYAIYKERSFTYNNITQQNRNDLLGDKSLNADGIKTGHTNGAGYNLVASATEGDMRLISVVMGTKSAKARNAESKKLLTWGFRFFETVRPMQKDNPLASEIVWFGDKDKVQLGVENDVYITIPRGRLKDLKAGFVLTDPELHAPLAKNQVVGTINFQLDNQIIETRPLVVTEAVPEGNFFSRLIDYIRLLFHRWFG from the coding sequence ATGAAATACGCAACGACTTATCAACACCGCGCCGGGCGCCTGGCCGCTTTCGGTCTGACCCTGGCACTGAGCGCCGCAGCTTCTGCCGCTGATGTTCCGAATCTGAATACCACCATCCCGCCTGTTCCGGATATTGAAGCGGAATCCTATATTCTGATGGATTACCACTCCGGCAAAGTGCTGGCGGAGAAAAATGCCGATGTCCGCCGTGATCCGGCCAGTCTGACCAAAATGATGACCAGCTATGTCATCGGCCAGGCAATGAACACCGGTAAATTTACGCCGGACACCATGGTCACTATCGGGGAAAACGCCTGGGCAACCGGTAACCCGGTATTCCGCGGCTCCTCGCTGATGTTCCTCAAACCGGGCGAGCGCGTCAGCGTGGCGGATCTCACACGCGGTATCAACCTGCAGTCCGGTAATGATGCCTGTGTGGCGATGGCCGAGTTTGTTGCCGGTGATCAGGACACATTTGTCGGCCAGATGAACCAGTATGTGGCGCAGCTTGGTCTGAAAAATACCCACTTTAAAACCGTTCACGGTCTCGATGCCGACGGCCAGTACAGCAGTGCGCGGGATATGGCGCTGATTGGTCAGGCGATGATCCGCGACGTACCGAATGAATATGCTATCTATAAAGAGCGCTCATTCACCTATAATAATATTACTCAGCAAAACCGTAACGACCTGCTGGGTGATAAAAGCCTGAATGCTGACGGAATTAAAACCGGCCACACCAACGGCGCTGGCTATAACCTGGTCGCTTCCGCCACCGAAGGGGATATGCGTCTGATCTCCGTGGTGATGGGCACCAAATCTGCCAAAGCCCGTAATGCGGAAAGCAAGAAACTGCTCACCTGGGGCTTCCGTTTCTTTGAAACGGTCAGACCGATGCAGAAAGACAACCCGCTGGCATCTGAAATCGTCTGGTTCGGTGATAAAGACAAAGTGCAGTTAGGAGTGGAAAATGATGTTTATATCACCATTCCGCGCGGCCGCCTGAAAGATCTGAAAGCCGGTTTTGTCCTGACCGATCCGGAGCTGCATGCGCCGCTGGCGAAAAACCAGGTGGTCGGTACCATTAATTTCCAGCTCGACAACCAGATCATTGAAACACGGCCGCTTGTCGTGACGGAAGCGGTACCGGAAGGGAACTTCTTCAGCCGTCTGATCGACTACATCCGCCTGCTGTTTCACCGCTGGTTCGGCTGA
- the rsfS gene encoding ribosome silencing factor, which yields MNLLQGTELLEFIIDKLEDSKAQDIITIDVRGKSSITDHMIICTGTSSRHLASVADNLVTDCRQAGMMPLGVEGQGISDWIVVDLGEAIVHVMQDESRRMYELEKLWS from the coding sequence GTGAACCTTTTGCAAGGCACAGAATTACTTGAGTTTATTATTGATAAACTCGAAGACTCCAAAGCACAGGACATTATTACTATTGATGTACGCGGTAAATCCAGCATTACCGACCACATGATTATCTGTACCGGCACATCCAGCCGCCATCTGGCGTCTGTGGCCGATAACCTTGTCACTGACTGCCGTCAGGCCGGTATGATGCCGCTCGGCGTGGAAGGTCAGGGCATTTCCGACTGGATTGTTGTCGATCTCGGTGAAGCTATCGTGCATGTGATGCAGGATGAAAGCCGCCGTATGTATGAATTAGAGAAACTCTGGAGCTGA
- the mrdA gene encoding peptidoglycan DD-transpeptidase MrdA has product MDFRDYSAESALFIRRAVVAFIGIVILSAVLVVNLYHLQINRHEDYQTRSNDNRIKLVPIPPSRGLIYDRKGTLLAENRTIYQLEIVPEKVTDLPDVLNELREIVDLTDEDIANYEKERRRSRRFTSIPLKTPLNQIQVARFSVNQYRFPGLEIKGYQRRFYPYGSALTHVIGYVAKINDKDVERLDKDGLLPNYAATHDIGKLGIERYYESVLHGKTGYEEVEVNSRGRVIRQLHEQAPQAGKDIYLTIDLELQMYIEKLLTTSRAAVVVSDPRNGEILALVSNPSYDPNLFVNGISGPDYRGLLNNPDRPLINRTTQGLYPPASTVKPFISVAALSEKVITRNTTIFDPGWWQLPGSEKRYRDWKRYGHGNLNVVKSIIESADTFFYQVAYDMGIDRLSAWMTRFGYGEYSGIDLMEEYNGVMPTREWKQRRYKKQWYQGDTIPVGIGQGYWTSTPIQMSKALNTLINDGVVKTPHLLLGTKEGSGMLPYEQKEYIAIGDIHSGYWELAKSGMFGVANAPNGTGRKFFAGTPYKAAAKSGTAQVFSYETYNASKLAERLRDHKLMIAYAPYDNPKVAVTIILENGGAGPAVGTLVRQILDHVLLGDNNTVLPDAPPSPPGSETE; this is encoded by the coding sequence ATGGACTTCCGCGATTACAGCGCGGAATCCGCCCTGTTTATCCGCCGTGCGGTGGTTGCATTTATCGGTATTGTTATTTTATCTGCCGTACTGGTGGTGAATCTCTATCATCTCCAGATTAACCGCCATGAAGATTATCAGACCCGTTCCAATGATAACCGGATCAAACTGGTTCCTATTCCGCCGAGCCGTGGTCTGATTTATGACCGCAAAGGTACCCTGCTGGCGGAAAACAGAACCATTTATCAGCTCGAAATCGTGCCGGAAAAGGTCACTGACCTGCCGGACGTACTGAATGAGCTGCGCGAGATTGTCGATCTGACCGATGAAGACATCGCGAATTATGAAAAAGAACGCCGCCGTTCGCGCCGCTTTACCTCAATTCCGCTGAAAACTCCGCTCAACCAGATACAGGTGGCGCGGTTTTCGGTAAATCAGTACCGCTTCCCGGGACTGGAAATCAAAGGCTATCAGCGCCGTTTCTACCCTTACGGCTCCGCCCTGACCCATGTTATTGGTTATGTGGCGAAAATTAACGACAAAGATGTCGAGCGCCTGGATAAAGACGGTCTGTTGCCGAACTACGCCGCCACTCATGACATCGGAAAGCTGGGTATTGAGCGCTATTATGAATCCGTTCTGCACGGCAAAACCGGCTATGAGGAAGTGGAAGTCAACAGCCGCGGCCGCGTGATCCGCCAGTTACACGAGCAGGCACCGCAGGCCGGGAAAGATATCTATCTGACGATTGATCTTGAATTGCAGATGTATATCGAAAAACTGCTGACCACCAGCCGTGCGGCTGTCGTGGTCAGTGATCCGCGCAACGGCGAAATTCTGGCACTGGTGTCCAACCCGAGTTATGACCCGAACCTGTTTGTGAACGGCATTTCCGGCCCGGATTACCGGGGCCTGCTCAATAACCCGGATCGGCCGCTGATCAACCGCACCACCCAAGGGCTCTATCCGCCGGCATCCACTGTGAAACCGTTTATTTCAGTGGCGGCACTCAGCGAAAAAGTGATCACCCGTAACACCACGATTTTTGATCCCGGCTGGTGGCAGTTGCCCGGCTCAGAAAAACGTTACCGCGACTGGAAACGCTATGGTCACGGCAACCTGAACGTAGTGAAATCGATTATTGAATCAGCGGATACCTTCTTCTATCAGGTGGCGTATGACATGGGGATCGACCGTCTGTCCGCCTGGATGACCCGCTTCGGTTACGGCGAATATTCCGGTATCGATCTGATGGAAGAGTACAACGGTGTGATGCCGACCCGTGAATGGAAACAGCGGCGCTATAAGAAACAGTGGTATCAGGGCGATACCATCCCGGTCGGGATCGGCCAGGGATACTGGACATCAACACCGATCCAGATGTCAAAAGCCCTTAATACCCTGATAAATGATGGTGTGGTGAAAACACCGCACCTGCTGCTCGGCACCAAAGAAGGTAGCGGTATGCTGCCGTATGAGCAGAAAGAATATATTGCTATCGGTGATATTCATTCCGGATACTGGGAGCTGGCCAAATCCGGGATGTTCGGCGTGGCCAACGCACCGAACGGTACCGGCCGCAAATTCTTTGCCGGTACGCCGTACAAAGCGGCCGCTAAATCCGGTACAGCACAGGTGTTCAGCTACGAAACCTATAACGCCAGCAAACTGGCGGAACGCCTGCGCGACCATAAATTAATGATTGCTTACGCACCGTACGATAACCCGAAAGTGGCGGTGACCATTATTCTGGAAAACGGCGGTGCAGGCCCGGCAGTCGGTACTCTGGTCCGCCAGATCCTTGACCACGTCCTGCTGGGTGATAACAACACGGTACTGCCGGATGCTCCGCCATCACCGCCCGGCAGTGAAACAGAGTGA
- a CDS encoding winged helix-turn-helix transcriptional regulator, which produces MDDKIKKIVVVSEIEVTLSVIGGKYKPLILNLLSEKTVQRFGEIRAYIVNISQKTLTNQLREMEADVLLTRTVFAEVPPRVEYTITDKGRSLIPILLLMCDWGYENMGDRYTLLRPECD; this is translated from the coding sequence ATGGACGATAAAATAAAGAAAATTGTAGTGGTCAGTGAAATAGAAGTTACGCTGTCAGTTATCGGCGGAAAATATAAACCGTTAATATTAAATTTATTATCTGAAAAAACCGTTCAGCGTTTCGGGGAAATACGGGCTTATATTGTCAATATTTCACAAAAAACATTAACCAATCAATTACGCGAGATGGAAGCGGACGTCCTGCTGACCCGGACGGTCTTTGCCGAAGTGCCGCCCCGCGTGGAATATACTATTACAGACAAAGGCCGTTCCCTGATCCCGATTCTGCTGCTGATGTGTGACTGGGGTTATGAGAATATGGGCGACCGCTACACACTGCTGCGCCCGGAGTGTGACTGA